Proteins from a genomic interval of Candidatus Cloacimonadota bacterium:
- a CDS encoding Fic family protein: MHHDAFANLDALKSKLDAHRPLAPELVRNLRKDMVLRYTYHSNAIEGNTLTLMETKVVLEEGLTIGGKPLRHHLEAINHADAITYLESLVQENIPLDERILKDLHQLVLRGIDNEAGRYRGCNVIISGAGHAPPDHLHVGERMQSFFDWYHGEAQSLHPVERAARVHADLVIIHPFRDGNGRTSRLVMNLELMRAGFPTVIIPVEDRAAYYENLDKAGKDADYGPFAEQLAQLVERSFAPYWYLLGIA; the protein is encoded by the coding sequence ATGCACCATGACGCCTTCGCCAATCTGGACGCGCTGAAGTCCAAGCTCGACGCTCATCGTCCCCTTGCGCCGGAACTTGTCCGGAACCTGCGCAAGGACATGGTGCTGAGGTACACCTACCATTCCAACGCCATCGAGGGGAACACGCTGACCCTCATGGAGACCAAAGTGGTATTGGAAGAAGGTTTGACCATCGGTGGCAAACCGCTGAGACATCATCTCGAAGCCATCAACCATGCCGATGCCATTACCTATCTGGAAAGTCTCGTGCAGGAGAACATCCCGCTTGATGAGCGCATTTTGAAGGATCTGCATCAGCTTGTCCTGCGGGGTATCGACAATGAAGCCGGGCGTTATCGCGGCTGCAACGTCATCATCTCAGGTGCTGGGCATGCGCCACCTGATCATCTCCATGTCGGCGAACGCATGCAGAGCTTCTTCGACTGGTACCATGGCGAGGCCCAGAGCCTTCATCCCGTTGAAAGGGCTGCCAGGGTGCATGCCGACCTGGTCATCATCCATCCCTTCCGGGACGGCAACGGCAGGACTTCAAGGCTCGTCATGAACCTGGAACTCATGCGGGCAGGATTTCCGACCGTGATCATCCCGGTGGAAGATCGGGCCGCCTATTACGAGAATCTGGACAAGGCGGGGAAGGACGCGGATTATGGTCCGTTCGCTGAGCAACTTGCCCAGTTGGTCGAACGAAGTTTCGCCCCTTATTGGTATCTGCTCGGCATAGCCTAG